The DNA window GGCTAGAAGTGCTGGCACGTGTTCGTGGTGCGGTGGCACGAAGAGTGCCCCGCCCGGGTGGTGATCATCCGGCCCACCGATCCACACTGCTTGTTCGCGCAACTGCCCCGCGATCTCCGGCGCAGAGTCCTGCAGAAGCACGCTGTGCATTGCCAACAACGTTTGAGTCGTCGCTGTATCCACTTCAATCGCCCGCTGCATCTGCCGGACGTTCGCCACGATCAACTTGGCATTCGCAGACCCGGTGCCGGATAGTTCCGCCTCAAAGATTTTCCTGGACGAGGAAGTCAGCTGCTCAATCCGGCTCGATGCCACCGATTCCCCACGTAGCAAGAGCGGAATGAACGGAAAAAGATCGGTGGCGTGTGTGGCGTCAAAGCGCGTCACTGCGATAGTCGCCCTATCCACGGCTGCAAGTGTTGCGGCTCGAAGCTGAACTTCCTCGCCTGCGATACGCGGCACGACGGCGCTCTCGTAGTGGCTTGGCGTGCGCAATTGAGCGCGCCGCGACAAGTTCTCCACCGCGGCGCGCCACGGCAATGTCTCAAACGAGACTCTCGGCCACACCATGAAGCAAAGTTAGCACGAGAAGTTTTGCAAATAACACAGACGTTAAATGTTAAGGCCAGAAGTTTTAACGTGTTTAAAAATGCTAAAGCTTATCTCGCTAGTTCTTTCGGCCCGAGGTGAAGTATTCTCACTGCTTGCCAGTCAAAAGCACATCCATTCGCGGTTTCCGTGAACTAACGTGGACTCCGCCTACAAGAAAGGATCGCTCCCGTGAAAAAGAAGTTCGTCGGTATCGCGACTGCTGCCGCAGTTACACTCTCATCTATCGCTGCGGTGCCTTCCGCTACTGCAGCGGCCCCATCCACCGCACTCACGCAAACGACGGGGAGCTCCGCAGCCACAAACTTCACGGCAGCGGCGAAGCAGGCACCAGCGGTGACTCCGCTTGCAAAGGGCGAGAGCACCGACTTGAGCAGCAAGATTGGCGGCGGGATCGCCTTTGTCATTTTCCTCGGTTTCATGCTGTGGTCAATCGGTTGGAATAGCCCGTACAACCCCAACGGCCGGTTCGCCGAGGCTTATAAGTAGCTTTCGCTCGAGCACTCAGCTTCTGCGGTTAGCTCCCGGTACTGGCTGACACTGTCGAGGTGGCATAGGCGGTCAATTACTCTTCTGCCTCGTCCGCTCCAAGCCACTCCGGGTTTCCCCACTTCGCGGCCGCGCCTAGTAGGTCTGCTCCCAGCTCCGCGTTGTGAAAACGTTGGTACATCGTGCCTCCGCGGCGCATCATCCGCACGTTGAGGGCATACGCCCCTTCCAGCATCACTTCAAGAGCGGGAAACTCTTCTTGCCCCATGATGACGTCATAGAGGTAAAAGGCATTGAAGATCCACCGCGTCGTTTGCGCGATCGGATACTCCCCATCACCGACTTCCCACCACCCGTTGTGGCTCCGCTGGTACTTCGCGTATTCTTCGTTTCGCTCGGTATTGATCCACACCAGGGGCAGCTCGCCGCTATGAATGTCCCCGACCATCACTTCGATATTCCCCGCACTGATGCAGAACGTGCGGAAATAATCACGTCGCTTATTTGTCGACGGCAAGCATGACACTGTCCAGAGACTGCCCTGCGTAGCTAATGGATCCGGAATGGTCTGGTGGATAAACCAGCCAGCAATCTCTCGAGTAAAGAAGTAGTCCGGACGACGCGCCAGCTGAAAGAACTTCGGTAGCGAGTCATCGGCAAGAGTTTTCCGTTCCGCGCGATCCCAGGGAAGCGACACACTGCTGCCCTCGCTGACTTCGATGACGTAGTCTTTTTCGCCGTGCGGACGCTTGGTGTCCACCACGTTACGGAGGGAACATGTGCGCTCCGTTTCTGAGATGAGGATTCTTTCCGCTGCAAGCAGTGGCTCTGGCTCAGGGATGGGGAAGAATTCAAGGCCAACGATGTCATCCCAGCGTCGCCGGTGGCTGGCGAAGCGACGGACCACGTTCTCTGCCTGTTCGACGTAGGCTTCCCCGTTAGCAAAGCTTAAACGGTATATGCCTCGCTTGTCTTTCCCGTGGAAGAGCACAGAAACCGAGTCGAGGTCATCGACCTGGTAAGCCGTTCCTCGAAACGTCGCCTGCTCAAACTCGATGCCCATGTAATAGAGCCTAATCTGCGTGAGAGCAGAGCAAATCATGCTGACAGAAAGAACCGAGGTCTTTCGCGCTTTCAGGCCAGCTACGCATCCACACCACGTCTCACACCCCCAGCCCCCGCCGCCGTCACCACGCTCATCGCCAGCAGCACCGCTGCCGCCACAGCAAACACCCACGCCCCAGCCGCGCCGTAGATCGGCAGAAACACGAGCGGAGTCAGCGCGTTGCCGTAGAAGCGGAACGCCTGGATGGTGGACAGGATCTGAGCCCCGCCCGGCGAGCGCAAAGTGAGCACGTTGATGGAAATCTGCGTGCCCTGCGCGGCGAGTACGGCCACGCCCCACAGCACGGCAACCAGGATCAGCGACGGCATAACGCCAATTCCGATGAACGCCACGGCAGCGACCACCAGCCCGCCAGCGATGACCACCCGCGCACCCAGCCGATCTGCAAGCGAGCCGACCCATCGAGCGAAGATGAAAGAGGTGAACCCGCCGGCCATCACGACCACACCGCGCAGGGCCGGGTCGGCGTCGAAGCGATCACCGACATAGAGCGCGAGCAGGAACCCAAACCCGATGACGCAGGTACCGATAGTCAGAAGCGTCAGCGACGCACGCACCACAGGCCAGCTGAGCAGGCGACCTTCGCGTGGTGCGCCAGCGCCTGCCGGCGGCGTCGAGGGCAGTCCCGTCACAACGATGGTGAGCGCAAGGAAGAACAACAGCACGTACATGACCCGCCAGCTGGCAAATTGCACACTCAACCCGGCAACCAGGGGCGCGGAAAATAGGCCGCAGGACTGCATCGCCTGGTACGTACCAAGCGCTTTGCCTAACTCTTCCTCTGGAGTCATCGACTTGAGGATCAGTTGGAGCAAGGGGGACGTAAAGGCGTTGGCAAGCGCGGCGGCTATGAACGCCACGACGAACATCCACCACTTCGGGGTCAGCGCAAGCACAACGGCCGCGAGCGCGATCACACCAAATGCGCAGCGCACCACCCTCGCCGGCTCTAGGTTGCGCACCAGGTAGGTGGAAAACAGCATGGCCGTGGCGAAAGACATTAAAAACGCAGTCATTGTCAGCGACGCTTGCCGCAGCGTAATCCCAAAGTCCGCCGCAAACTCCGGCAGCACCACCGCGATCGACTGCCCCTGAAACGGCCCGATGAACCCACCAGCCATGATCAGGAAGTTTCGAAATCGATCGAGTGCTCGCATAACGCTAAAGCATAAACGTTCAATGAATTCGGTTCAGGGGCTCGACGCTTGCCGACGCCACCCAGCTGCCTTTTCACGACGCGGTTCGGTACAATTACGTGGATTTCTCCGGCACGGCTCCGCTAAAAGCGTCGCTTGGCCCTTTAGGTGTAGGAAAGCTGCGTTACCAATGGCTCAGAGTGTGACCCCGCGAGGCGGGAAGAAGTACGACGAGATCATTGACGCCACCTACCGCCTCCTGCAACACAACGGCTACAACAACACCTCCATCGCGGCGATCAAGAAGGAAACAGGGGCCAGCGCGAGCTCGATCTATTGGATGTTCGAGAACAAGGACACACTGATCTCCACATCGCTGGAGGCGCAGTACCCGGTGCGCACCATTGCAGAAGATTGGTCTTCGTTCTCTCCGGAAATTCCGCTAATCGAGCAGCTACGCCAGCTGCTCGCCTCTGTGCTGGAATCCGAGCAGCGCGGCCGCGCTGTACGTACTGGATTACTGCTCGCCCTGGAGGGTTCCGCGCAGGCGCTCCCCGTGCAGGAGCCTTTTCGACGTCGGCGTGCCGATGCGCTGCGCGCGTTCCGTTTGTGGTGGGAGAGGGCGCTGGTGGCGTCGAGAAGCGAGAGCGGCTTGGACATCGAGCAGGCAGCGATGCGAATGAGCGCGCTGACCCAGTGGTTTTTGGACGGCCACTTCATTGGTGATGTGTACCTCAAGGACGAAGACACCGAGGCGCGGTTGGAGCTGATGGCGCAGGCGATGCTCGCTGCTGCGGCCTCGCCGTTCGTTTCAGCACCCGAGGCAGCAGGCCCGGCAGCACGCGAGGAAGACACGCCCTCGGACCTGCTGGGACATGTGCGATCCTTGGTGGCGCAGCGCGGGTACGAGGGGGCCACCTTCGCCCAGATTTGCGCAGCTGCCGGGGTTGCGCGCAGCTCGATTTACTGGAAGTACGAGGACAAGGACGCGCTGATCAAGGACGCGTTTGTGGGCCCCTACCTGGAGATGAAGGGCGAACTCGACAGCTTGCCGGACGCACGCGAGGTAGGCGTGGCCGAAGCGCTCGCGCACGAGCTCGTAGCAATGAACGGGCGGTTGCACGCATCCCCGCTTGTGGCTGCCGGCGGCTTGCTGATCGCAGCTCAACGTCGGAAGCCGACGACTCCTGCGGGTCACGCGCTGATTGCGGGTTCACGGAGCAGCGAGCAGCGGCTGGCGAGCTGGCTGAAAACGGCCGACCTCTCCAACGAGGTCAACCCAATCCACGTGGCGTGGCTGTTCAACCGGCTGCGCATCGGCATGGTGGCGGGCGTCGCGCTGCAGGATAACGCTTTACGTCTAAGCGAAGCCATGACTGTCGGGGCAATTCAGCAATTGCGAGCTCATTACGCGGCCTCCTAGCCACCCCCGATTACACCAACTGTGTTCCGTCCACTGGAACGTTGGTTCCAGCCAAATACTTCGCGGTCTAAAGTCCCTCCCGAAAGATGACCTAGATCACGAAGGAGAGTGGCTATGAGTGGGATCGCTGAGCTCATTGATCCTGTTGGCGGATATGTTTCCGGCAAAATCTTCGCCGATGAAGACATCTACCGCCAGGAGCTGGAGACTGTCTGGCAGCGCACGTGGGTGTTTCTCGCACACGAGTCGATGCTGCCGAAGCGGGGCTCCTACATCCAGACGTACATTGGCGAGGACCCCGTCATCGTTGTCCGCCAGAAGTCGGGCGAGGTCAAAGCGTTCCTGAATCAGTGCCGCCACCGCGGCATGCGCATCTGCCGCGCTGACCGCGGCCAGGCCAAGTCCTTCATGTGCTCCTTCCACGGGTGGGCGTACGACCTCGAGGGCAACCTGGTCTCCATCCCGCAGGAGGCCAACGCTTACCCGGATGGCATCGACAAGTCGAAGCTGTCTGCGATCAAGGTGCCCCGCATTGAGAACTACAAGGGCTTCATCTTCGGCTCCTGGGACGAGACCATTCCGCCGCTCGAGGAGTACCTCGGCAATGCCAAGTACTACCTGGACGGCTACATGGATCGCTACGAGGGCGGCATGGAGGCCATCGCCGTGCACAAGTGGGTGCTCCCGGCGAACTGGAAGTTCAACGTTGAGCAGCCGACCTCGGATATGCAGCACTCGGAGATCTCACACGTCTCCGCAGTGGAAGCGCTCAGCTCCGGCTCCGATACTTTCGACCGCAAGACCGGCCGCAAGAAGATCCCCGAGGGCCGTCAGTTCCTCAGCCCCTACGGCCACGGCGGTGCCTTCTTCGGCAAGCGCGACGCGGAGATCCCCAACACGGGCCCGGCGCTGATCGAGTGGGAGAACACGATCCGTGATTCCATCGTCGAGCGCCTTGGCGAGTTCCGCGAGGTCCGCGGCCACATGAACGTTTTCCCCAACTTCATGCTCCTGGGCAACTACACCTTCCGCGTCACCCACCCGCGTGGGCCGAACGAGATGGAGATCTGGTCCTGGGCCTTCGTACCGAAGGACGCACCAGAAGAGGTGAAGGAAGCCATCCGCGTCGACGTCATGCGTACCTTCTCCCCCGGCGGCATGTTCGAGCAGGACGACGCCGAGAACTGGGAGGAGATGCAGCACATTCTCCGGGGTGCGAAGTCGCGCGAGACCGGTTTTACCTACAACATGCGCCGCGTGCCTGTCTCCTACGACGATGACGGCTACCCGGGCGCATCCACCGCGCACGTCTATTCCGACAACGCGGCGCTGAACATGTACGGCTTCTACCGCGACCTGATGGAAGACAAGTCCTGGGAGCAGCTCAAACAAGAGCGCGGCGGCGTGCCGGAGGTGGATCAGCGAGACTTCACCGCGGTCATGGATCCGGAAGCGGCCAAGGCGGCCGCTGCATCCGACGGCGCGTACGAAGGCAACGTCGACTAGCGGACTTACTCGACCCAAGATTTTAAGGAGCACTCCAATGACGACTACTACCGAGCAGCCGGTCACTCAGCGCCCTGCAGACGCGGAAGACGAGCGCCGGATCGCACGCTTCCTGTATGACGAAGCCGAGATGATGGACAACATGCAGTGGGAAGACTGGCTCGACTGCATGCACGAAGACGTTGATTACTGGGCCCCGGTCCGCGAGAACCGCGTGGCCCGCGAGCGCAAGGAAGAGTTCTACCCGAAGGGGACTTCGGTCTACTTCGAGGAGTCCAAGGCGTTTCTGCGCCAGCGCGTCGTCCGCCTAAACACGCACATGGCATGGGCGGAGGAACCGCCATCGCGTTCGCGCCACATGCTCACCAACCTGCGCATTGACGAGCGAAGCGACGGGGCGTTTGCGGTGCGCTCGAACTTCATGATTTACCGCTCTCGCGGCGAGCGTTACCAGGATACGATTGCCGGCGAGCGCCGCGACGTCATCGTCCGAGACCCGGACTCGCGCTACGGATTTTTAGTGCTCGAGCGTGAGATCCGCTTCGATATGGCCACCATTCTTGTCAAGAACCTCTCCCTGTTCTACTAAGGAAAGGACCTGCATATGACTGCACAGATCGAAACTACGAACCTGCTTCGCATTGGCGTTGTCGTCTACGACCTGGACGCCAAGATGAAGGAATACTCCCGCATCTACGGCATCTCCGACTGGGATACTGCCGAGCACGCACCTACCGACGCGGTGGCGCACGGCCGACGCCTGGCAACGACCCCGGGTACGTGGCGCAGCGCCGTGGGCACCACCCCGGCCGTCAACGGCGAGCAGGGACCGGGCGGACGCCCGGCGTCGAGCCTGACCTTCGAGCTCGTCGAGCCGACCGGTGGAGAGAGTCCGTTCAACGAGTTCCTGCGCACAAAGCGCGAGGGCATCGCTTTCCTGCAGGTTCGCTCCACGGCGGCCGACGAGGCAGCGGTTGCCAAGCACTTCGAGTCCCTTGGCTACGACGTCGCCTACACCGCCACGGTGGATCGCACCACGCGCACCTTCTATGACACCCGCGAGAAGCTGGGCGGTTTCCTCGTAGAGATGCTCCCGGCCAGCGCCGAGGACCCTGCCGAGGTGAGCACCGACACGCGCCCGACCCAGCCGGTACAGGGCATGTACCACTTCGGTGTGCTCGTGCACGACGTCATGGCCGCGCTGCCCCACTACCGCGACGTCTTTGGCATCCAGCGCTACGAGATGAAGACCTGGGAGACTGGCTTCGGCCGCTTGGACAAGCCCTACTACCGCGGCAAAGACGGCGACACCGGCTACTTCACCGCGCAGGGCACCGCCGGCGACTTCGGTTTCGAGATCATCTCGGTCAACCACGGCGACTGCCACTACAACCGCGAGTTCTTCGACGAGCGCGGCCCCGGCATCCACCACTACTTCGCGTGGATGACCACCGAGGACGCCGACTGGGACGAGGTCGTGCGCTCGATGACCGAGGCCGGCCACCCGCTGTGCATGGGCTCGGGCCTGCGCGGCGGCGCCGCCGAGTTCGGCTACTTCGACACCTTCGAGGCGCTCGGCGGCTACCTCATCGAGATCGTCATCCGCCGCGAGCCCCCGAAACCCGAGTTCGCCGCGCCGGACTGGGTCGTCGACTTCGAGGAGCTCGTATGATCCGCATCATCCACCGGGGAGCGACCGACTCCCCCGAGCAGTTGCTTGCCGACGTCACCTCCCTGCGCCAGCGCGAAGGCATCAAAGAGGCCGAGGCCTACCAGACCCTCGCGGTAGAGGATGAGGACTGCGCGGTGGCGATTCTGGCGGAGCAGGTGGCTGACTATGCCGCGGTCGTCGAGAAGCTGCCCGAGCTGCCGCACTTGCACCGGTTCGTGCAAGATGGCGCGACCGAGCTCTACGAGCAGTCCAAATATGCTCTTGTCGACGGGGTTTGGGCTCCGGAGGCGGGTGCTGATTCCCGCATCATGTGGCCGGCGAGCGGACCGGTGAGCATTGTCATCCAGAACGCGTTTGTGGATAACCCCGAGATGCGGGCACTGACCGCCCAGGAGATCACCGAGACGCGTCGCGAGCCGGGCTGTGTCTACTACGCGTGGATGGAAGATTTGGAACTGCCGAACCACCTCATGCTGCTCGAGGTGTGGGCGGACCAGACTATCTACGACCACCACTGGTTCGGCCGCATGGCCACGGGCGAGTACCGCGGCGACTCCGGGCGTACAGCAACCACGCCGCAGCGCGGTGAACTCACCCGCGAGTTCTACCGGCAGCAAGCCTTCGAGTACCACTACGGTCGCCTGTTGCCTGCGGCCACCGAAAACTATTCCCACTCTGTTGTGTGGTCCGCGCGCTAGCCGACCACCCCATCCCACCCTTTGGAGACCCACATGACCAACATCACTCACGCTCCCCCACAGGATCACGCGCAGGATGAGCGCACACCGAAAGAGCGACGCCTCGCGCTCGCCTCCTCCTTCCTCGGCTCGACCGTGGAGTACTACGACTTCCTGCTCTACGCGGCGGCTGCGGGCCTCGTCTTCCCGCAACTGTTCTTCGCGAACATCGATCCTCTCTTGGGCACGACGCTCTCCTTTGTCATCCTGCTGACGGGCTACCTCGCCCGCCCGATTGGCTCAATGGCGTTCGGTCACTTCGGCGACAAGTACGGGCGGAAGAACGTCCTCGTCGTCACGCTGTTGACGATGGGGCTTGTCTCCATCTGCATCGGTCTGATGCCGTCTTCGCAGGTCATTGGCGCTGCCGCGCCGATCCTACTGGTCATCCTGCGCATCATCCAGGGCATTGCGATCGGCGGCGAATGGGCCGGCGCCACCCTCATGGCCATGGAGAACTCCACGGCGAAGAACAAGGGCTTCGGTGCCTCCGTCGCGATCGCTGGTGGCCCGGCGGGTGCGATCCTTTCCACGCTGGTGCTCGCAGTGTTCGCACGCATGTCGGGTGACAACTTTGCCAACCCGGATCAGTACTTCGTTACCGACTGGGGTTGGCGTGTCCCGTTCCTGCTTTCCGCAGCCATTGTCATCGTCGGCCTGTTCATGCGCGCCAACGTGAAGGAATCGCCCGAGTTCGAAGCCGCCCGGCGTGCGGGCAAGGTGCACACCGGTGTGCCACTGGTCCGCATGCTCAAGGAGGCTCCCCGCGAGCTCGTCCTCGGTGCACTTGCCGGTATGGCCGGACTGTTCGTCCAGGGCCTGCAGAACTCATTCATGGTGCCCTACATCGTCAACTCCACGGCGGAAACGGCATCGCCGGTCGACCGTTCAACGGCACTGATGATGGTCACTGTCGGCTCGGCGTTCGCGATCTTTGTCATGCCGGCGCTCGCTGCGTTGTCTGACCGCCTCGGCCGACGCAAGGTCATGCTGGCCGGCGGCTTGGTCTCCATCGTCGGCATCTGGATCGTCTTCGCCATGATCGACTCCGGTGACCCAACCAAGATCTGGCTGGGCATGGTGCTGCTCGTGTGCGTGGTGCAGCCCGCACAGTACGGCCCGATCGGCGCCTTCATTTCCGAGAAGTTCGTCCCCGAGCTGCGCTACACCGGCTCCGGCATCACCTACCAGGCGGCGTCGATCCTCGGCGCGGGTACCGCCCCGCTGATTGCGACCCGCATGGTTACCCCCGAGACCGGGCTGACCCCGCTGGCTATCGTCGTCTCCGGGCTCTTCGTCGTCTCCTCGCTGGCGATCTTCTTCTCCAAGGAGACCGCACAAAGCATGGGGCACGCGGAGCGTTTCACCAAGACCAACGTGTTCAAGGGCTAAGCACCGGCCATCGCGTCCACCTTCAAAAGTCCCCGCTGTCCTGTACCGGCGGGGACTTTGTCGTGGGGTGAAGTCCGCGGTACCCCTGCCTCACCATTCGGGCTACCCCCGCCGTTCCGCCAAGCGGAACCTTTTCTCTTTGTTCCCACATTTGTGGAATGCTCATTCCAGAGGTTGCGGTGAGACGCCTCACATCTCGAAGTTGCGAGCACTTACGACACATTTCGGTCAGCAGAATTGTCACCTCGCTTTCACAGCAAGTCGATTGGAGCTTTCCATGCACAACGAACGTCCCTCCCTCGGCGCTCCTTCCCTGGAACGCCCCGCGGGATTAGATACCAACCTTGATGTCAGCGGAATGGTCGATCCCGACAAGGGGCTTGTCGATCGCCGCATCTTCAGCGACGAGCAGATCTACCGCCAAGAAATGCGCCGTATCTTCGCGCGCTCCTGGCTGTTCATCGCGCACGAGTCCCAGTTCACCAAACCCGGCGACTTCTTCCAGACCTACATGGGCGAGGACCCGGTCATCGCGGTGATGAACAAGCAGAAGGAAATCCGCGTCCTGCTCAACAGCTGCCGCCACCGTGGCGCACGCGTGTGCCGCGCGGACCACGGCCGCACCAAGAACTTCACCTGCACCTACCACGGCTGGGCCTACAACCTGGACGGCGAGCTCATCTCGGTGCCGGGCGAGCACTACTACAACGACGAGTTTGATAAGGCCAAGTGGGGCCTGTCTGCTGTCCCACGCGTAGAGAGCTACAAGGGACTCATCTTTGCCAACTGGGACGCCGACGCGGAACCGCTCGAGGATTCGCTGGGCGATATGCGCTGGTACATCGACGCCTTCATGGACCGCGACCCGGAGGGCACCTACGTTGTCGAGGGTGTGACCAAGTGGGTCCTCGACGGCAACTGGAAGCTCGCCGCCGAGCAGTTCGCCACCGACTGGTACCACGTGACCATGTCGCACGCCTCGGCGCTGATGATTCTCTCCCCGTCGGGCAAGGGCCCGAAGAAGGAGATCGCAGAGCGCACCGGCCGCCAGTTCACCGACGAGCACGGCCACGGCGCAGGCTTCCCGGTCCACCCCAAGAACCGCTTCGACGCACAGCCGGTCCACGAGTACTACGACTACGAGTTCCTCAAGGAGCGCCTGTCGGAAGAGCAGGTCACCGGCCCGCTGACCAACGGCCACGCCACGGTCTTCCCGAACTTCTCCTACCTGCCCGTCAACGGTTCCATCCGCGTGTGGCACCCCAAGGGGCCAAACAAGATGGAGGTGTGGGCATGGACGGTACTGGACCGCAGCATGCCGGAGGACGTCGCGAAGGCGCAGCGCCTCTACAACCTGCGCACCTTCGGCCCGTCCGGCGTCTTCGAGCAGGACGACGGCGAGAACTGGTCTGAGTGCCAGGCCAACGCAGGTGCCTTCATGGTTGCTAACACCGCCCTGAACTACCAGATGGGCCTCGACAGGGTGGAATCCCGCGAGGGCTACCCCGGCATGACCTCGGAGCTGTACTCCGACGCCGCCGGCCGCGGCCTCTACCGCCGCTGGCGCGAGCTGATGAACACCCCTGCCTGGCACGAAGAAGCTTAAGAACCCGCCACCGCTCCCACACTGAAAGGAAACATCTTCCATGTCTGACGCCATCAAAGTAGCTGTCCTGGACGACATCGAGCAGGAAGAAGCAATCGTCATCTCCCCGGAGGACTCGGGCTACAAGGACGCCATCGCGATCTTCCGCACCGAGGATGACGAGGTCTACGCAATTAACGACGAGTGCACCCACGAGGTCACCTCGCTTGCCGACGGCTGGGTCGACGGCACTGAAGTTGAGTGCCCACTCCACGCCGCGAAGTTCTGCCTGAAGACCGGCGAGGCCCTGTGCATGCCCGCGACCGAGGACGTCAAGACCCACAAGGTCGAGCTCCGCGGCGAGGAGATCTGGCTCACGCCCGGCGTTGCTGCGGAAGGTGCTGAGTAAACCATGACGGCTTCGACCACAATCATCGGCGGCGGCATCGGTGGCTTCACCGTTGCCCGTGAGCTCCGCGCCAAAGGCGTCGACGCCCCCATCACCATCATTGATCCCGAGGGCATCCCGTACGACCGCCCGCCGCTGAGCAAGGACGTGCTCGCCGGTGCCAAGGACCACGACGCGATTCGCTTCGTGCCGGAAGACTGGTACGCCGAGAACAACGTTACCGTTGTCAAGGACAAGGTCGTGCGCATCGACGGCAAGGGCAAGACCCTGGTCCTGGAGAAGACTGAGCCGCTGTCCTACGAGAATCTGGTGTTGGCCACCGGCGGGTTCGCCCGCATCGGCAAGACCCCAGGTTTTGAGGAGCACACCACCGTGCTGCGCACCTTCGACGATGCGTGCACCCTGCGTAACGCAATGGGCGAAGGCAAGCGCCTCGGCATCGTCGGCGCCGGCCTGATCGGTGCCGAGGTTGCCGCGCAGGCCCAGGAGCTGGGCACCGAAGTTGTCCTCATCGACCCGGCCCCGGTCTCGCTGATCCCGGCGGTCGGCGAGGAGCTGGCCAAGCGACTCCACGACCTGCACGCAGCACACAACGTGAAGTTCGTCCGCGGCATGACCACCGAGATCACCGACGAAGGTGACCACAAGACCATTCACGTCGACAACGACGACTCCTACGAGGTCGACCACGTTCTGCTGTGCATCGGCCTGATCCCGGAGGTCGCCCTGGCTGAGTCCTTAGGGCTCGACATTGACAACGGCGTGATTGTCGACACACAGCAGCGCACTTCCCTGCCGGGTGTGTGGGCTGTGGGTGACTGCGCCCGCCTTCGCAACGAGGACGGCACGCTGGAGCGCCGCCACGAGCACTGGGATAGCGCAGTGCAGGACGCGAAGGTGGCAGCGGCCTCCATCGCTGGCGTCGATGCACCGAAGGGCAGTGCGCCCTGGTTCTGGTCCGATCGCTACGGCGTACACGTCGAGGGCGTGGGCGACATGTCCGCCCCAGGCGAGACCTTCATCC is part of the Corynebacterium imitans genome and encodes:
- a CDS encoding MFS transporter — translated: MTNITHAPPQDHAQDERTPKERRLALASSFLGSTVEYYDFLLYAAAAGLVFPQLFFANIDPLLGTTLSFVILLTGYLARPIGSMAFGHFGDKYGRKNVLVVTLLTMGLVSICIGLMPSSQVIGAAAPILLVILRIIQGIAIGGEWAGATLMAMENSTAKNKGFGASVAIAGGPAGAILSTLVLAVFARMSGDNFANPDQYFVTDWGWRVPFLLSAAIVIVGLFMRANVKESPEFEAARRAGKVHTGVPLVRMLKEAPRELVLGALAGMAGLFVQGLQNSFMVPYIVNSTAETASPVDRSTALMMVTVGSAFAIFVMPALAALSDRLGRRKVMLAGGLVSIVGIWIVFAMIDSGDPTKIWLGMVLLVCVVQPAQYGPIGAFISEKFVPELRYTGSGITYQAASILGAGTAPLIATRMVTPETGLTPLAIVVSGLFVVSSLAIFFSKETAQSMGHAERFTKTNVFKG
- a CDS encoding aromatic ring-hydroxylating dioxygenase subunit alpha; the protein is MHNERPSLGAPSLERPAGLDTNLDVSGMVDPDKGLVDRRIFSDEQIYRQEMRRIFARSWLFIAHESQFTKPGDFFQTYMGEDPVIAVMNKQKEIRVLLNSCRHRGARVCRADHGRTKNFTCTYHGWAYNLDGELISVPGEHYYNDEFDKAKWGLSAVPRVESYKGLIFANWDADAEPLEDSLGDMRWYIDAFMDRDPEGTYVVEGVTKWVLDGNWKLAAEQFATDWYHVTMSHASALMILSPSGKGPKKEIAERTGRQFTDEHGHGAGFPVHPKNRFDAQPVHEYYDYEFLKERLSEEQVTGPLTNGHATVFPNFSYLPVNGSIRVWHPKGPNKMEVWAWTVLDRSMPEDVAKAQRLYNLRTFGPSGVFEQDDGENWSECQANAGAFMVANTALNYQMGLDRVESREGYPGMTSELYSDAAGRGLYRRWRELMNTPAWHEEA
- a CDS encoding non-heme iron oxygenase ferredoxin subunit, with translation MSDAIKVAVLDDIEQEEAIVISPEDSGYKDAIAIFRTEDDEVYAINDECTHEVTSLADGWVDGTEVECPLHAAKFCLKTGEALCMPATEDVKTHKVELRGEEIWLTPGVAAEGAE
- a CDS encoding NAD(P)/FAD-dependent oxidoreductase; this encodes MTASTTIIGGGIGGFTVARELRAKGVDAPITIIDPEGIPYDRPPLSKDVLAGAKDHDAIRFVPEDWYAENNVTVVKDKVVRIDGKGKTLVLEKTEPLSYENLVLATGGFARIGKTPGFEEHTTVLRTFDDACTLRNAMGEGKRLGIVGAGLIGAEVAAQAQELGTEVVLIDPAPVSLIPAVGEELAKRLHDLHAAHNVKFVRGMTTEITDEGDHKTIHVDNDDSYEVDHVLLCIGLIPEVALAESLGLDIDNGVIVDTQQRTSLPGVWAVGDCARLRNEDGTLERRHEHWDSAVQDAKVAAASIAGVDAPKGSAPWFWSDRYGVHVEGVGDMSAPGETFIRPDEDGNPAVAFRVADGSKLVGAASYNDSNSVRAARRIIDREIPVTPSKLIDPTIQLKKLAR